In Methanosarcinales archaeon, the DNA window CGTAAGCCGCGCCATCCAGGAGTTCGAGATCGGCCAGGCAGTACATATCAAACTGGACCCAAGTGTCCATCGTGGAATGTCCAATCCCAAGTTCCATGGCAAAACAGGCAAAGTAATAGGACAGAGAGGCCGTGCATATATCCTGGAAGTATCTGATGGAAATGCGACAAAGCAGGTAATTCTTTATCCCGAACACCTTCGACCTCAAATTTAATATTTGGACGAAATTATAACTGCCCATAACAGGATAGTTTTCATATGTTGGTAAAAGAGATTATTAACGAGGAGATGTTGACCCTCGCAGAAGTAAAAGAGATCCTATTAAAGATCAGAGAGATAAGAACAGAACAGGAAATTGAAC includes these proteins:
- a CDS encoding 50S ribosomal protein L21e, with the translated sequence MSKSHGERRKTRYKLKKNVRERGLSPVSRAIQEFEIGQAVHIKLDPSVHRGMSNPKFHGKTGKVIGQRGRAYILEVSDGNATKQVILYPEHLRPQI